A region from the Branchiostoma lanceolatum isolate klBraLanc5 chromosome 2, klBraLanc5.hap2, whole genome shotgun sequence genome encodes:
- the LOC136428043 gene encoding lipopolysaccharide-induced tumor necrosis factor-alpha factor homolog, whose amino-acid sequence MATEKAGLLDQAERQGNGNVPPPPYSDEQGASAPSSQQTTSQPSPSTGNTYQYYGGVTQHPSDPHHTTVIVTGPQPPVCYLPPAPVLSKYPVGMECPSCHQQVMTKTENVNGQLFWVSVLFLCVFGFWLALCFVPCCVKSVKDVRHSCPQCKAVLGTFQRLR is encoded by the exons ATGGCTACAGAGAAGGCAGGGCTGTTAGACCAGGCGGAACGCCAGGGCAACGGGAACGTTCCTCCTCCTCCGTACTCTGATGAACAGGGGGCTTCGGCACCTTCCAGTCAGCAGACAACCTCCCAACCTTCACCCAGCACCGGGAACACATACCAGTACTATGGAGGAGTTACACAGCATCCATCAG ACCCGCACCATACCACCGTGATTGTCACTGGTCCCCAGCCGCCTGTGTGCTACCTGCCGCCGGCACCTGTCCTCAGTAAGTACCCGGTGGGGATGGAATGTCCCAGTTGTCACCAGCAGGTAATGACCAAGACGGAGAACGTCAACGGACAGCTCTTCTGGGTGTCTGttctgtttctgtgtgtgttcgg GTTCTGGCTGGCCCTGTGCTTCGTGCCGTGTTGCGTGAAGTCTGTGAAGGACGTCCGACACTCGTGTCCGCAATGTAAGGCCGTTCTGGGGACCTTCCAGCGACTGCGCTAG
- the LOC136426943 gene encoding alpha-amylase 1-like has product MSVIILLLAGLSGTLAQHYPNTAYDKQAIVHLFEWRWVDIAEECERFLGPNGFGGVQVSPPNENIVIDKPYQHRPWYERYQPVSYHLNTRSGNDDEFRAMAHRCNQQGVRIYVDLVINHMTAEGCGYGTGGSYYNTNSKEFGLRCSLRPKTSILQPDGITVRWRSNTASDVV; this is encoded by the exons ATGTCTGTCATAATCCTGCTCCTTGCGGGGCTAAGCGGCACCCTTGCCCAACACTACCCGAACACAGCGTACGATAAACAGGCCATCGTGCACCTGTTCGAGTGGAGATGGGTTGACATCGCCGAGGAGTGCGAGAGGTTCTTAGGACCCAACGGCTTCGGCGGTGTGCAG GTGTCGCCACCGAACGAGAACATAGTGATTGACAAGCCCTACCAACACCGTCCCTGGTATGAACGCTACCAGCCCGTCAGTTATCACCTCAACACCCGAAGTGGCAATGATGACGAATTTAGGGCCATGGCCCACCGCTGTAACCAACAGGGAGTCAG AATCTACGTGGACCTCGTGATAAATCACATGACCGCTGAGGGCTGCGGTTATGGAACAGGCGGCAGCTACTACAATACCAACTCCAAGGAATTCGGGCTTAGGTGTAGTTTACGCCCTAAAACTTCGATTTTGCAACCCGACGGAATAACTGTGCGTTGGCGATCTAATACAGCTTCCGACGTCGTCTGA